AGAGGTGCTCTGCGCCCTCGATTTCGGGGCCGATATCTCGGCCGAGCGCGGGATCACCCGTTCCTCTGCGGGTTTTCTCGCCCTGCGCGACCGCCTGGAGGGCTCGATCGTCGTGATCGGCAACGCCCCCTCCTCCCTGCTCTCCCTCTGCACGATGATCAGGGAAGGGGTGCGCCCGGCGCTCGTGATCGGGATGGCGGTCGGCTTCGTGAACGCCGCCGAGTCGAAGGAGGAACTCAGGGGGCTCGAGATCACCTCGATCACCACGCAGGGGACGCGGGGGGGGACGCCGCCCGCGGTGGCGGCGATGAACGAGATCGTCACGATATTCGTGGAGCAACAGCGTGCGGCGTGAGGCGATCGTCGATCCGGTCACCGGTTTTGTCTATCCTGAAGCGTGGACGGCGCGGTGCGCGAGCCCGGATGGGCTTGACCTCGTCGCCTCGGGGCTCGGGGTGCTCACCGCCTCGGGGGCGGTGCTCCGCCGCGGCTTTACCACGGGAACAACGGCCGCCGCGGCGGCAACGGCGGCGGTGCTCTCCCTGAAAGGGCCGGTCTCGGCGGTCGCCGTCACGCTCCCCTGCGGGCTTGTCTTCACGGTCCCGGCAGAGGGGAGGGACGGCACCGGGTCGGCGAGAAAAGACGCCGGCGACTATCCCTCCGACGTCACGGCCGGCCTGCTCTTCGTGGCAACTGCTGAACGTGCCCCTGCCGGTCTCACCTTTGAGGCTGGCGAGGGGATCGGGCGTTTCGCCAGGGACACACCGCGGTATCGCGCCGGTGAGGCGGCGATCAGCGGGACGGCGATGCAATCGATCCTGCAGGGGATCAGGGGGGCGATGGCGGCGGTCGGGCTTTCGGGCGTGCGGGTGCGCCTCTCCATTCCTGAGGGGGCGGCGATCGCCGGGAAGACCCTCAACCCCCGTATCGGGATCGAGGGCGGGATCTCGGTCCTGGGTTCCACCGGGCTCGTCGAGCCCTGGGACGATCACCTCTCAGAATCGGCCTTCGAGCGGATCAGGGGGGCAGAGCGGGTGGTGCTCACCACCGGGAGGATCGGGCTGCGTTACTCCCGTCTCCTCTTCCCTGACCACGAGGCCGTGCTCGTCGGGGTGAACCTCGGGCGCGCCCTCGACGAGGTCGGGGGAGAGGCGGTGATCTGCGCCCTGCCCGGGCTGGTGATGAAGTTCATCGACCCCGGCGTCCTCGAAGGTACCGGGTGCGGCACCGTCGAGGAACTGACGGCGACACCTGTGTGGCCAGGGATCATGGAGCGGGCGTTTGCGCGCTTCAGGGCCGATCACCCTGGTGTCAGGGTCGTGATCGTGGACAGGGACGGCGGCGTTATGGGGGACTCGGGGTGAAGATCGTCGGCGTGGGCTGCGGCCCCGGCATGATCACGGCGGCGGCGGCAGCGGCGATCGCCGGGGCGGCGGTCATCTATGGATCAGATCGCGCCATCGACCTCGCCCGCCCCTATATCCGCGAGGGAACGGCGGTGCACGAGATCACCGATTACAAACGCCTCCGCTCACTCCCTGCCGACACCGTCGTCCTCTCGACCGGCGACCCCATGCTCGCGGGGCTCGGCTATCTCGGGGGCGAGGTCGTCCCGGGCATCTCCTCGATGCAGGTCGCCTTCGCCCGCCTGGGGGTCTCGCTGATCCGCGGTGCGGTTGTCACCGCCCATGGGAAGGACCACGCGGCGGCGATCGCCGACGCCGCCCTGGAGGTCTCGCGCGGGAAGGTCGTCTTTCTCATCGCCGACCCGGCCTTCTCGGTCCCCGACCTTGCGGCGGCCCTGACCCCTGAGGTGCGGATCGCCGTCTGCGAGGACCTTGGCTACCCACAGGAACGGATCGCCCTCGGGACGGCGGGAGCGCCGCCGGTGCCCCGGAGCGGGCTTTTCGTTGTGGTTTCAGGTCGATTTTGATCGATGGCTCAGTCGCATGCACCGGGGAACGGGCCCGCCGGCACATAATAGAACCATTCGTTCCCTGCCGGTGCGATCGCTCTCCTCGCCGCTTTTTTCCCTGCCTGCTCTTTTCTCTGCACGGCTGGGGCGATGCCGGCGATATTCAGGGCGGCATTCACGTCGGCATGCGCTTCATAGCCGCACGAGGGGCAGAAAAAGTACTTCCGCTGCCTGATTCCCATCTCGCCGCACCGGGAGCACCGCTTCGAGGTGCCGGTCGGGTTCACGAACTCGACCGTGATCCCTTTCATCTCCGCCCTTTTCACGACCGCTTTCTGGAGGGTATAGAAGAGCCAGGTCTCGGGGTTGTCTGCTGAGATCTCGTTGCAATGCCGTCTTCCAAAGAGGCGCTCCATCCTGATCCCGGCCCCTGTATCCCTGGCGAACTCGACGATCCCGGTGCTGATGGCGTGGTTCTGCTCCCTGATCACCCTGAGAATCATCTTCTTCTGTTTTTTCCGGTGCAGCCCTCTTTTCGATCCAGCCCGCTCGACGCCCCTCCTGAGGGACTCCAGACTTCTGCCGAAGCATCGCACCTCGCCGGTTGCAGGTTCGGCTGCAACGGCGATATGACCGGCGGTGTTCAGGTCCACGCCGACCCAGAAGAGCGGACGCTGGCCTCCCCCACCCTGGATGGAGGGGTCCGGGAAACCGCTATACACACAGGCACATTAACAATATTGCCATATAGTTATTTCGAATTTTTTGTGTTGGTTTTTATTAAATACCGGTATGCTAAGAAATTTTTTCCGTTAAAAAATGCCATTATGGTTTATATGGTGTCTCTATAGTTTCCTCGCCCACCCAAGCCCAATCTTCATCCATTCTGCCAACCAACACTCGACCGATGATCCCGGCAATCGTCATCGCAGGCACCCACTCGGGCTGCGGCAAGACCACCATCGCCAGCGGCGTCATGGCGGCGCTGCGGGCGCGGGGTCTTGTCGTCCAGCCCTTCAAGGTCGGTCCCGACTTCATCGATCCTTCCCATCACACCGCCATCTGCGGCCGCCCGTCGAGAAACCTCGATCCCTATATGATGGGTACAGACGGCGTGGTCAGGACCTTCATCTCGGCCTCGGCAGGTGCGGACATCGCCGTCGTCGAAGGCGTGATGGGGATGTACGATGGTCTTGAGGGCGAGGAGACCGGGAGCACGGCGCATGTGGCAAAGATCCTGGACGCCCCGGTGGTCCTTGTCGCCGACATCAAGGGGATGTCGAGGAGCGCCCATGCGCTCGTCGGGGGCTACACTGCCTTCGACCCGGCCGTCCGCTTTGCCGGGGTGATCTTCAACCGCGTCGGGAGCCCGCGGCACCGGCAGATGATCGAAAAATATCTCTCCATTCCTGCCCTCGGGTGGGTGCCGACCGAGCGGGATAAGAGCGTCGGAAGCCGCCACCTCGGGCTTGCAATGGCCGGCGAGGCGAGCATGGCCGCCTTCGGGGAGGTCTGTGCCGAGCACTGCGACCTCGATGCCCTGATCGGATCGGCATCGTCGTCGCCGTCCGCTGCCCTCGCGCCGGTGCGGCAGGAGCAGCAGCCTTCCGTCCGCCTCGGCGTCGCCCTCGACACCGCCTTCTGCTTCTATTACCAGGACAACCTCGACCTCCTCGGTCGGGCCGGGGCAGAGATCGTCCCCTTCTCGCCTCTCACCGACGCTCTTCCCGACGTCGACGGCCTCTATCTCGGCGGGGGCTATCCCGAACTCCATGCCGGGGCGCTCTCCCACTCCCCCTGCACCCGCGAGATCAGGGCGGCCGCCGCGGACGGACTGCCGGTCTATGCCGAGTGCGGCGGCCTTCTCTACCTCTGCGAGCACCTCTCCTGTGAGGACGGAGACTACCGGATGGCCGGCGTCCTGCCCGGCGAGGCCGGTATGCACGGGCGCTTCCAGGCACTCGGCTACGTGGACGCCCGGAGCACGGGGGCATCGCCGCTCCTTCCGACCGGCCTCTCCTTCAGGGGGCATGAGTTCCACTACTCCTCGGTCGAGACCGCCGCCGACGCCCGCTTCGCCCTGAACCTCGGGCGGGGGAAGGGGATCGTGGACGGAAAAGACGGTCTCTCCGAGCATGCGACCCTCGGCGGCTACAGCCACGCCTATCTGACCGGTGACTTCGCCGACGCCTTTGTGGCGGCGATGGGGCGCTACCGGCGGGGACGGTGAGATTGACCGACGCCCTCTCGGCAATGGCGGCAGCAGGCTATCTTGTAAGGGCGGTCGCCCTCATCACCATCGGGATCGTCCTCGCAAACGTCATCACCGAGACCGGCGTCATCTCGCGGCTTCGGTTCCTCTCCTATCCGATCTCCCGGGTATCCGGGATCTCCTCAGGCTCGTCCCTCGCCCTCGTCGCCATGGTCGCCGACGCAACCGCCGGAAAATCCATGCTCGCCGCCTTCTATCACGACGGCCGCGTCGGGCGGGACGAAGTGGTCCCGACCCTCCTGATGGGCACCTTTCCGGCTGTCCTTGGCGAATCGCTCTTCCGGGTCCAGCTCCCGACTGCAGTCGTTCTTCTCGGCCCGGTGATCGGCGGGATCTATACGGGCCTGAACCTTCTTTCCACCCTCATCCAGACTGCCGGAGCGGTAATATGGCTCAAAGTGTTCAGGGGGAAAACTCCCGGCGCTCTTCGAGAAGAGGGAGAACCGTCCCAGATTAACTTCGACCGCAGGACCCTGAGAGCCGGGGCTGTAAAGGCCGTTTCCTCTCTCAAACGCGTCGTCCCGATCACCGTCGTCGCCACCCTTCTGTTCTTCGCTCTCTATGCGATGGGCGTGGTTGACGTGGTCGCCGCTCTATTTGCGCCGTTCCTCGGGTTTATCGATGTTCCCGGTGAGAGCATTGCGGCGATCGTTGCGCAGGCCCTCCACTTCTCGGCTGGTTACGCCGTGGTGGGGTCGCTCATGACGGCAGGAGTCCTTTCGACAGAGCAGGCGCTGATCACCCTGATCGCCGGATCGATGGTGGTGATCACGATGATCTACATCAAGTACTCGGCCCCATTGTACCTCTCCCTCTTCGGGAGAGAAGCGCCGGGAATTATTGCAAAGACCTACCTGGCGAGCATGGCGGCGAAGGTGATCACGATCCTGATCGTGATCGCTGTTTTCTGAGCGGTGCCGTTATGAGCCAGGGCCCCTCCCCTGCACCGGTTTCCCTGTCTGTTCACTCGTGGCAACGTATGCAGAATGATTTATATATCAGTAATAATACTGTTGGCACATTCTTCAGAGATACAAAAAAGACCCTTCCATCACACGGAGATGATATGATGAACTATGTACATGGCCTCTGCGATCGACTCTTTTTTCCGGTCATAGGTATCCTGCTGATCTTCCTCCTGGTCCCTGGCGCCGCTGCCGGATCCGGCGAAACGATTGGCGGCAACGTCTCCCCAGAAATCCAGTCCCCCATTGCGGAGGACAACTGGATCGCATCCCTTTGGTCGGGCATTTTCGGAATTTTCGGCGCACGCGTCGAGGAAACCCCGGCAGAACCGGAGGAGGCGCCCCCGATGTCTGACGACACCCGGTCGCCCGAGGTCGAAACCGTCCCGGAGACCGGTGAAGATGACTCATCCCCGACAACAGCGGACCTGGCCATTCTCTCCGAACCCGCCGGCGCCCTGATCTCCCTCGACGGCAAGTACACCGGGAGGACGACACCCGCAACCCTTTCCGCTCTGTCTTCAGGTACCCACACCGTCTCCCTCTCTCCTGACGGATCGTCTGCCCGCTTTGATAAGCCCCTTTCCCTCTCAGGCGAACAGACCCTCACGGTCGATCTCTCGACCGGATCGCACACCCTTTCAGACGGTCTTGTTGAGATCGAGGCCTATGACGGCACCGGGAGCATCTTCGTCGACTCAAAGCCCGACGGTGCGACGATCGTGATCGACGGCAGGACGCTCCAGTGGAAGACGCCCCAGGTAGTCTCCGGCATCAAACCCGGTATCCATACGGTGAGCGTGAAGAATGGCTGGGTCGACTTTTCCGTTTCGACGAAAAAATGCCTTGTCGAGTCGGGCATGGTGACCCGCGTTGTTTTCAACCAGGAGCAGTGCTATCCTCGTTCGGTGACTCTGAAGTCCGAAAGATTCGATAAGGCCGAGGTGTCGGTGAACGGAAAGCGCTTTAACCAGAAGATTCCGGCGACGGTCGAGGTATGGGGTGTCTCTTCATTCGTCTCTGTTCACGACGATACTGGATACTACTCCTTTACAATATCTGACTTTATCGATTGTGAGGCGGAATATGTGCTCGGCGATCCGGCCCCGGCCACCGCCTCGGTCAGGGTGACATCCAGCCCAGCAGGCGCCGGGATCTTTGTCGACGGTTTTGACACCGGTTATGCGACGCCCTACACGATTGAGCACCTCTCGGACGGTCCGCATCTGATCTCCGTATCCTCTCCTGGTTACATCTCCACCGAGCAGCGGGTTCTCCTCACAGACGATCTCACCCCTCTCGAAGACGCCGCCCTCTCCTTTGTCCTGGAGAGTTACCCGTACGGATCCCTGACAATCACCAGCAAATCTGAAGGTGCGATGATCTATCTGCACGGGAAGGATACCGGCAAGGTGACCCCGCATACTTTCAGGTACATGCGGATCGGAACCTATGATCTCAAAGTACTCTTCGGGGGTACGTCGCAGACTCGCGATGACGTCACCGTCCTGCCTGACCGGGATACGGTGTGCCGGTTCGATCTCTGAGGTGCCTGGGTCATGGCCGCTCATATTTTTTCGAACCTGATGTAAGGGCGGTGCTGCCTCTCTCTCCTCTCGTCGTGTGATTTTCAAGTCCGATGAGTAATACTTTTTTGAAATAGGTAATACATTTAACATATTGAATCCTTTTTAGTGTGAATCCGTGCCCGACAGGCGGCGTCGCTGGTGCAACGGATCTGCGTGAGATCGGATTATGACGAATGGTACGGTTGCGGTAATGGCATGGGGGAATGAACTCCCTCTCTTTCAGGAGGCAGCAGCTGAACTTGGACTGGAACTGAGGGTGTGGGCCGTTCATGATCTCAAAGAGCGTCCTTTGCTGAGGGAGGAATGCGGGCGCACCCTTTGCAAGGCTGATCTTGTGCTCGTCCATCCCTCGAGCGAACCCTGGTGGGATGAGGTGATGGATGGCATCTCCGCGGGGGCTACTGTGGCAACCTTCGGCTATAACGACGCCTTCTGGGACGCTTCGACCGCCCCGCTCGGAGTCGTCGCCACGCTGAACGTATACTATCTCTTTGGCGGGCGGGAAAATATCAGGAATATGCTCGCATATGCGGTGCATGAACTGCTCGGAATCGATCGTCCCTACGGACCACCGCAGCCGACCCTCTGGGAGGGGATCTACCACCCGGACGCCCAGACCCCGTTCACGTCGACCGGCGACTACCGTGCATGGCGACCGCGCCGGCACCTCCGGTCGGTCGGCCTGCTCTTTTCCAGGACCGCCTGGCTCACCGGGGATACGGCCGTGGTCGACGCCCTGATCCGGGAGTTCGAACAGGACTGCGACATCGTGCCGGTCTTCTGCTTTGGGACCGGCGACCAGGAGACCGGCGCCCTCTCATCAGCAGCGGTCATTGAGAGGTATTTTGGAGGCGGCATCGACGCACTTGTCGAGGCCAGGTCGTTCATCCATGCCTCCGATGCAGATGCCTATATGGCGCGCCTCGCTGCCCTCGACTGCCCGGTCGTCCATCCCCTGATCCTGTATCACACCACCGAAGAGGAGTGGCTTTCGTCCAGGGACGGCATGGGGAGCGACGAAGTGGGATGGTGCGTCGCCCTCCCTGAGTTCCAGGGGATGATCGAGATGCTTCCGGTGGGGGTTGCTGTTGCCGGGGAAACAGGTGTTCACTTTCCCCTCCCTGACCGGATCCAGCGCGTTGCCGACCGCCTCAGGGCCTGGATGCGGCTCAGGAGCACACCGCCGTCTGAACGGAAGGTAGGGTTCATCCTCCATAACAAGCCCTGCAGTTCGGTCGAGGGAGGCGTCGGGGCCGGCGCCCATCTCGATACCCTGGAGAGCGTGGCGCGAGTCCTCAGGGCAATGGCCGCTGCCGGCTATGCAGTTACTCCCCCGGCCGACGGAGAAGACCTGATCCGGACGATCCTCGATCGCAAGGCGATTGCCGAGTTCAGGTGGACGGCGGTTGGCGAGATCGTGGAGAAGGGAGGTGCGCTCGACCTGATCGAGGTGGAGCGGTACATGCGCTGGTTTTCCACCCTGCCGGACGACGTCAGGCAGGCGGTCAACGACGCCTGGGGCGAACCCCCGGGCGGAAAAGAGGGCGTGCCGCCCGCCATGGTCCACGAGGGGCGGATCGTCGTCACTGGCGTGCGCTTTGGAAACGCCGTCGTCTGCGTCCAGCCCAAGCGCGGCTGCGCCGGAAGCCGGTGCGACGGCACCGTCTGCCGCATCCTGCACGATCCTGAGATCCCGCCCACGCACCAGTACCTCGCCACCTACCGGTGGCTCGAAGAAGAGTTCGGCGCCGATGCCATCGTCCACGTCGGCACCCACGGCAACCTCGAGTTCCTTCCTGGAAAGAGCGTCGCACCCTCCTGCTCGTGCTATCCGGACATCGCCATCGGGCGGGTGCCGCACCTTTACATCTACAACGCCGACAACCCGCCCGAAGGAACGGCCGCAAAGAGGCGGGCCTGCGCCACCCTCGTCGACCATGCCCAGGCGGCGATGGTGGAAAGCGGGCTTTACGGGCCGCTGAAAGAACTGGAGATCCAGATCGCCGATTACCGGAGGGCGGAGGGGAGCGACGGCGCCC
Above is a window of Methanofollis tationis DNA encoding:
- a CDS encoding PEGA domain-containing protein — encoded protein: MSDDTRSPEVETVPETGEDDSSPTTADLAILSEPAGALISLDGKYTGRTTPATLSALSSGTHTVSLSPDGSSARFDKPLSLSGEQTLTVDLSTGSHTLSDGLVEIEAYDGTGSIFVDSKPDGATIVIDGRTLQWKTPQVVSGIKPGIHTVSVKNGWVDFSVSTKKCLVESGMVTRVVFNQEQCYPRSVTLKSERFDKAEVSVNGKRFNQKIPATVEVWGVSSFVSVHDDTGYYSFTISDFIDCEAEYVLGDPAPATASVRVTSSPAGAGIFVDGFDTGYATPYTIEHLSDGPHLISVSSPGYISTEQRVLLTDDLTPLEDAALSFVLESYPYGSLTITSKSEGAMIYLHGKDTGKVTPHTFRYMRIGTYDLKVLFGGTSQTRDDVTVLPDRDTVCRFDL
- a CDS encoding precorrin-8X methylmutase, which codes for MYIDPGADTPEGYQISRTSRALARQVIGDRTVEDRIRQRCAIAVGDFVMADLVRFRGDAVAAGLEALERGAPIVTDIHMVQMGIRKNEHTSEVLCALDFGADISAERGITRSSAGFLALRDRLEGSIVVIGNAPSSLLSLCTMIREGVRPALVIGMAVGFVNAAESKEELRGLEITSITTQGTRGGTPPAVAAMNEIVTIFVEQQRAA
- a CDS encoding cobalt-precorrin-5B (C(1))-methyltransferase → MRREAIVDPVTGFVYPEAWTARCASPDGLDLVASGLGVLTASGAVLRRGFTTGTTAAAAATAAVLSLKGPVSAVAVTLPCGLVFTVPAEGRDGTGSARKDAGDYPSDVTAGLLFVATAERAPAGLTFEAGEGIGRFARDTPRYRAGEAAISGTAMQSILQGIRGAMAAVGLSGVRVRLSIPEGAAIAGKTLNPRIGIEGGISVLGSTGLVEPWDDHLSESAFERIRGAERVVLTTGRIGLRYSRLLFPDHEAVLVGVNLGRALDEVGGEAVICALPGLVMKFIDPGVLEGTGCGTVEELTATPVWPGIMERAFARFRADHPGVRVVIVDRDGGVMGDSG
- a CDS encoding nucleoside recognition domain-containing protein, with translation MRLTDALSAMAAAGYLVRAVALITIGIVLANVITETGVISRLRFLSYPISRVSGISSGSSLALVAMVADATAGKSMLAAFYHDGRVGRDEVVPTLLMGTFPAVLGESLFRVQLPTAVVLLGPVIGGIYTGLNLLSTLIQTAGAVIWLKVFRGKTPGALREEGEPSQINFDRRTLRAGAVKAVSSLKRVVPITVVATLLFFALYAMGVVDVVAALFAPFLGFIDVPGESIAAIVAQALHFSAGYAVVGSLMTAGVLSTEQALITLIAGSMVVITMIYIKYSAPLYLSLFGREAPGIIAKTYLASMAAKVITILIVIAVF
- a CDS encoding zinc ribbon domain-containing protein, producing MYSGFPDPSIQGGGGQRPLFWVGVDLNTAGHIAVAAEPATGEVRCFGRSLESLRRGVERAGSKRGLHRKKQKKMILRVIREQNHAISTGIVEFARDTGAGIRMERLFGRRHCNEISADNPETWLFYTLQKAVVKRAEMKGITVEFVNPTGTSKRCSRCGEMGIRQRKYFFCPSCGYEAHADVNAALNIAGIAPAVQRKEQAGKKAARRAIAPAGNEWFYYVPAGPFPGACD
- a CDS encoding cobyrinate a,c-diamide synthase codes for the protein MIPAIVIAGTHSGCGKTTIASGVMAALRARGLVVQPFKVGPDFIDPSHHTAICGRPSRNLDPYMMGTDGVVRTFISASAGADIAVVEGVMGMYDGLEGEETGSTAHVAKILDAPVVLVADIKGMSRSAHALVGGYTAFDPAVRFAGVIFNRVGSPRHRQMIEKYLSIPALGWVPTERDKSVGSRHLGLAMAGEASMAAFGEVCAEHCDLDALIGSASSSPSAALAPVRQEQQPSVRLGVALDTAFCFYYQDNLDLLGRAGAEIVPFSPLTDALPDVDGLYLGGGYPELHAGALSHSPCTREIRAAAADGLPVYAECGGLLYLCEHLSCEDGDYRMAGVLPGEAGMHGRFQALGYVDARSTGASPLLPTGLSFRGHEFHYSSVETAADARFALNLGRGKGIVDGKDGLSEHATLGGYSHAYLTGDFADAFVAAMGRYRRGR
- a CDS encoding cobaltochelatase subunit CobN yields the protein MTNGTVAVMAWGNELPLFQEAAAELGLELRVWAVHDLKERPLLREECGRTLCKADLVLVHPSSEPWWDEVMDGISAGATVATFGYNDAFWDASTAPLGVVATLNVYYLFGGRENIRNMLAYAVHELLGIDRPYGPPQPTLWEGIYHPDAQTPFTSTGDYRAWRPRRHLRSVGLLFSRTAWLTGDTAVVDALIREFEQDCDIVPVFCFGTGDQETGALSSAAVIERYFGGGIDALVEARSFIHASDADAYMARLAALDCPVVHPLILYHTTEEEWLSSRDGMGSDEVGWCVALPEFQGMIEMLPVGVAVAGETGVHFPLPDRIQRVADRLRAWMRLRSTPPSERKVGFILHNKPCSSVEGGVGAGAHLDTLESVARVLRAMAAAGYAVTPPADGEDLIRTILDRKAIAEFRWTAVGEIVEKGGALDLIEVERYMRWFSTLPDDVRQAVNDAWGEPPGGKEGVPPAMVHEGRIVVTGVRFGNAVVCVQPKRGCAGSRCDGTVCRILHDPEIPPTHQYLATYRWLEEEFGADAIVHVGTHGNLEFLPGKSVAPSCSCYPDIAIGRVPHLYIYNADNPPEGTAAKRRACATLVDHAQAAMVESGLYGPLKELEIQIADYRRAEGSDGARAHALTHTIRELITSSGLAEEIGCSGGKMGDCPFEDIVAAAEDLLTATYDTRIPDGMHIFGEMPAGREKASYIAAIMRHGGDLLAAVSLMAGVDPETADTPVRRDLDVASLNFVAALLDGDGPVEAARIALGDRLKNTDVSLDAVVETVRDLSSRIDASDEIGSLLHGLDGGFVSPGPSGLVTRGRPEVLPTGRNFYSLDPFRVPTPAAWRVGSRLADLLLARYLEEEGAYPENVAMYWMASDIMWADGEQCAQVLALIGCEPVWQEGRVRSFRIVQVEDLGRPRIDVTIRTSGILRDNFYSCIELIDDAIRAVADLDEPLDTNYVRKHTRASGSTDRIFGSRPGTYGNGVSLAVYASAWKDEAEIADVFLRWNGYAYGRGRYGAASEEGLSSQLSSVAMTFNKTATDEYDLLGCCCYFGTHGGLTAAARAIGGRDVPAYYGDTRDADRVAIRSLADEVRRVTRTKLLNPKWIEGMRRHGYKGAGDIARRVGTVYGWEATTGEVDDRIFDEITRTFVLDPDMKRFFEEENPWAFEEIGRRLLEAYGRGLWKPDGDVIDGLKEAYLEAEGWMEDSMGSGGEVQGGAIHAISLADLDEWRKK
- a CDS encoding cobalt-precorrin-7 (C(5))-methyltransferase; its protein translation is MKIVGVGCGPGMITAAAAAAIAGAAVIYGSDRAIDLARPYIREGTAVHEITDYKRLRSLPADTVVLSTGDPMLAGLGYLGGEVVPGISSMQVAFARLGVSLIRGAVVTAHGKDHAAAIADAALEVSRGKVVFLIADPAFSVPDLAAALTPEVRIAVCEDLGYPQERIALGTAGAPPVPRSGLFVVVSGRF